From the Mahella australiensis 50-1 BON genome, the window CGGATCGCAGGGCCAACAGAGGACGGCTGCGCTATCATTGAAGCTCGGGCAATTGGAGGTTACCGAAGATCTGATAGGTGAGTCTCCAGTGCTGCTTCTTGACGATGTTATGTCTGAGCTGGATATAATGAGGCAAAATATGCTGATGTCATATATGAAAAGATACCAGACCATGATGACATGTATCCGGAAATCGGATTATTTGGAGCAATATGATAAAAAAACATTCTTCTATGTCGAGAATGGACAGGTATCGATATAGCATGTTGGCTATAAAGGCGCTGATGTGGTATAATAATACTAGCGCTTATTAAGGAGAAATGCCATGATAATGCATATAGGCAGCGATGTGGTTGTGCCCACTAAAAATATAATAGCTATAATAAACCTCGATATCATAGAATCTGCGGAGTGCAACATCGAGTTTTTGAAAATAGCAAAAGATGAAGGTTTTATAGAGGATGCATTCGGTGATGAAAAACCGAAATCCTTAATAATAACCGATATAGACGGTAGAAATGCGATATATATGTCGCCAATTTCGTCAGTCACATTGGCTAGACGAATGGCTACTGATCAAAACATATATTTTGACAATAATTACAAAGAGGTGAAATAATATTGGCTGAAAGCGGAGCTTATGATGCGTCGCAAATACAAGTATTAGAAGGATTAGAACCGGTCAGAAAGAGGCCGGGTATGTATATAGGGAGCACCGGTCCTAGGGGGCTCCATCATCTTGTATACGAGGTTGTGGATAACAGCATAGATGAGGTACTAGCAGGCTTTTGTGATACAATAAAGATTATCATTCATAAAGATAACTCGATAACAGTGGAGGATAACGGTAGAGGCATCCCAGTTGGGATACATCCTAAGACAGGTAGATCGGCCGTGGAAGTGGCGCTGACTATGCTCCATGCCGGCAGTAAATTCGGTGGCGGTGGATATAAGGTGTCAGGAGGACTCCATGGCGTCGGCGTGTCGGTGGTCAACGCATTATCAGAATGGCTAATAGTTACGGTGAAACAAAACGGCCATATATACCGTCAGCGCTATGAAAGAGGGAAGCCCGTAACTGATCTTGAGGTGATAGGCGATACAGATGAAACCGGAACGACGATTTCATTTAAGCCTGATTATCAGGTATTTGAAGAATTAGAATACAATTATGATACATTGCGCAACAGATTTAGGGAATTGGCCTTTTTAAATAAAGAAGTAACCATAACACTTATAGATGAGCGCGATGATAAGAAAGAGGAATTCCATTACGAAGGCGGCATAGTCTCGTT encodes:
- the remB gene encoding extracellular matrix regulator RemB, with translation MIMHIGSDVVVPTKNIIAIINLDIIESAECNIEFLKIAKDEGFIEDAFGDEKPKSLIITDIDGRNAIYMSPISSVTLARRMATDQNIYFDNNYKEVK